One genomic window of Psychrobacter cibarius includes the following:
- the lpxA gene encoding acyl-ACP--UDP-N-acetylglucosamine O-acyltransferase codes for MSQIHPTALISPSAQIDETAIIGPYCIVGDEVTIGAHTVLHRHVVVTKLTRIGQHNEFYQFASIGEDPQDLKYAGERTWLEIGDHNTIREACSLHRGTAQDSELTKIGSHNLLMVNTHVAHDCVIGDHNVLANNVGVAGHVTIGNHTIIGGNSGIHQFCTVDDYSLIGGASLILKDVAAFTMVSGNPATTHGLNVEGMRRKGWSKETIEVLRQAYRMIFRSGLTTVQALEVLNNELLPKEPKIQLLIDSLQKSRRGVVR; via the coding sequence ATGAGTCAGATCCATCCAACAGCACTCATCTCACCGTCCGCCCAAATTGATGAGACTGCTATCATTGGTCCGTATTGTATCGTCGGTGATGAGGTCACTATTGGCGCTCACACGGTTCTGCATCGCCATGTAGTTGTTACCAAATTGACTCGTATTGGTCAACACAATGAGTTTTATCAATTTGCGAGCATTGGCGAAGATCCTCAGGATTTAAAGTATGCTGGTGAGCGTACTTGGCTTGAGATTGGCGATCATAATACCATTCGAGAAGCCTGTAGTTTACACCGCGGCACCGCACAAGATAGTGAGCTCACTAAAATAGGCAGCCATAATCTACTGATGGTGAACACTCATGTGGCTCATGATTGTGTGATTGGCGATCATAATGTATTGGCCAACAATGTTGGCGTTGCAGGGCATGTGACTATTGGTAATCACACGATCATTGGCGGTAATTCAGGTATTCATCAGTTTTGTACGGTGGATGACTATAGCTTGATTGGAGGCGCAAGTCTGATTCTAAAAGATGTAGCAGCCTTTACCATGGTATCTGGCAATCCAGCAACGACTCATGGTCTCAATGTGGAAGGCATGCGTCGTAAAGGATGGTCAAAAGAGACAATTGAGGTATTGCGTCAAGCTTATCGTATGATTTTTAGATCTGGTCTGACGACCGTGCAAGCGCTTGAAGTTTTGAATAATGAGCTGCTACCAAAAGAGCCGAAAATCCAGTTGCTCATTGATTCACTACAAAAAAGCCGTCGTGGTGTGGTGCGCTAG
- the lpxD gene encoding UDP-3-O-(3-hydroxymyristoyl)glucosamine N-acyltransferase — protein sequence MITIEQLITRIEQRQPITNKAEISAEQLRQKFSSIGSLTTAGHNQLSFLADPHYISSLAISEAGAVLVTAEYRDQVPTTAIALVVASPYLAYAGASQLFARESLSGGIHPSAVIADSAVIGEQVNIGPFCVIADYVQIGARSSLAAHVVIEENTTIGTDGVIKSQVVIGHDCIIGNHVRLHAGVSVGAEGFGFAPTKDPSTSGWERIAQLGRVVIGNHVRIGSQTCIDRGAIDDTVIGNHVIIDNLVQVAHNVRIGDGTAIAAQTGIAGSTSIGKRCIIGGAVGITGHIEITDDVTLSGMTMVTKSIKTAGSYSSGTAAMPTANWRRAAVRFRQLGRD from the coding sequence ATGATAACGATTGAGCAACTTATCACTCGGATTGAGCAGCGTCAGCCCATCACCAATAAGGCTGAAATCAGCGCTGAACAGTTACGTCAAAAATTCAGCAGTATTGGTAGTTTGACCACGGCTGGTCATAATCAGTTAAGCTTTTTGGCCGATCCTCATTATATTTCTAGTCTGGCTATTAGCGAGGCAGGGGCTGTATTGGTTACTGCAGAATATCGCGACCAAGTGCCCACCACAGCGATAGCGTTAGTCGTCGCAAGCCCATACTTAGCTTATGCTGGTGCTAGCCAGTTGTTTGCTCGTGAGTCACTGTCTGGTGGTATTCATCCTAGCGCTGTGATTGCTGATAGTGCGGTCATTGGTGAGCAGGTGAATATCGGACCTTTTTGTGTGATTGCCGATTATGTGCAAATTGGTGCGCGTAGCTCACTTGCGGCGCATGTGGTGATCGAAGAAAATACGACTATTGGTACTGACGGTGTTATTAAATCACAAGTGGTGATTGGGCATGATTGTATTATTGGTAATCATGTGAGGTTACACGCGGGTGTCAGTGTGGGTGCAGAAGGTTTTGGTTTTGCACCCACCAAAGATCCTAGTACCAGTGGCTGGGAGCGTATTGCTCAGTTAGGACGGGTCGTAATTGGCAACCATGTGCGAATTGGTAGTCAAACTTGCATTGATCGAGGTGCCATTGACGATACGGTCATTGGCAATCACGTTATTATTGATAATTTGGTACAAGTTGCTCATAACGTGCGTATCGGTGATGGCACAGCCATCGCGGCTCAAACGGGTATCGCGGGCAGCACTAGTATCGGCAAGCGCTGTATTATTGGCGGTGCGGTCGGTATCACAGGTCATATCGAGATTACAGATGATGTCACTTTATCTGGGATGACCATGGTAACCAAATCTATTAAGACCGCTGGTTCATACTCCTCTGGAACGGCTGCTATGCCGACAGCTAACTGGCGACGGGCAGCTGTACGCTTCCGTCAGCTTGGGCGTGATTAG
- the rseP gene encoding RIP metalloprotease RseP, which produces MTFLLTLLAAIFVLGPLVALHEWGHYIVARLCGVKVLTYSIGFGPKLFGWTSKKSGIDYRISALPLGGYVKMLDEREGEVAKAEQHLAFNRQHPLKKIAIVAAGPIMNFIIAIALFWVLFMTPSEQLATKIGQVLPETPAAMAQLPVGDKIVAIDGHEVQTWEGINYRLAGRMGETDNVSITLQSETQADNAIKTYQAPVTQFMQGSAQGKDALTSFGMLPWQPDIAPIVGDLTPDGAASRQGLKVGDRIIAINDQPIKDWLSATRIIRDSPEILLNFTVLRDGKPVQLQIMPQGKKDNLGNDYGQIGAMVAQSEIVIPDAYKSTVVYGPGESLVKSFEKTEQLAVMTVSSMGKMLSGMIGLDNLSGPITIAKVAKQSFDISWQMVLSTAALISLSLAVLNLLPIPVLDGGHIVYYLIELIRGKPLSEGVQMIGLNIGLLLLAGFMVLAIGNDISRLF; this is translated from the coding sequence ATGACGTTTTTATTAACGCTCCTTGCGGCAATATTTGTCTTAGGTCCGCTTGTTGCCTTACATGAGTGGGGACACTATATCGTCGCTCGTCTTTGCGGCGTTAAAGTCTTGACCTATTCTATCGGGTTTGGTCCCAAACTCTTTGGCTGGACGAGCAAAAAAAGCGGTATTGATTATCGTATTTCCGCTTTGCCACTTGGTGGTTATGTCAAAATGCTCGATGAGCGCGAAGGTGAGGTAGCAAAAGCTGAGCAACATTTGGCGTTTAATCGTCAGCATCCGCTAAAAAAGATTGCGATTGTTGCCGCTGGTCCTATCATGAACTTTATCATTGCTATTGCGCTGTTTTGGGTGTTGTTTATGACACCATCAGAGCAGTTAGCGACGAAGATTGGGCAGGTATTACCCGAGACGCCTGCTGCTATGGCACAGTTGCCAGTTGGCGACAAAATCGTTGCGATTGATGGGCATGAGGTACAAACGTGGGAAGGCATCAACTATCGGCTTGCTGGACGGATGGGCGAGACAGATAATGTCAGTATTACTCTGCAATCAGAGACACAAGCTGATAATGCAATCAAAACTTATCAAGCGCCCGTAACTCAGTTTATGCAAGGCAGCGCGCAAGGTAAAGATGCGTTGACCAGCTTTGGCATGCTGCCATGGCAACCAGATATTGCACCGATAGTAGGTGATTTGACCCCTGATGGTGCCGCCAGTCGCCAAGGTCTAAAAGTAGGCGATCGTATTATTGCTATCAATGATCAACCAATTAAAGATTGGCTCAGTGCCACTCGTATCATCCGCGACAGTCCTGAAATTTTGCTTAATTTCACAGTATTGCGTGATGGTAAACCCGTACAGCTTCAGATTATGCCGCAAGGCAAAAAAGACAATTTGGGTAACGATTATGGGCAAATTGGTGCTATGGTGGCACAGTCCGAAATTGTTATTCCTGACGCTTACAAGTCCACCGTAGTCTATGGCCCTGGTGAGTCATTGGTGAAATCATTTGAGAAAACTGAACAGCTCGCAGTGATGACCGTCAGCTCAATGGGTAAGATGCTATCAGGCATGATTGGTTTGGATAATTTGTCAGGTCCGATTACCATCGCCAAAGTGGCCAAACAGAGTTTTGATATCAGTTGGCAGATGGTGTTATCGACGGCGGCTTTGATTAGTTTGAGCCTTGCTGTACTCAATCTTTTGCCCATTCCTGTATTGGATGGCGGTCATATTGTGTATTATCTTATTGAATTGATTCGTGGTAAGCCACTCTCAGAAGGGGTGCAAATGATTGGACTAAATATCGGCTTACTCTTGCTGGCAGGTTTCATGGTGTTAGCAATTGGTAATGATATCAGTCGGCTGTTTTGA
- the tgt gene encoding tRNA guanosine(34) transglycosylase Tgt — MQFVLHKTASGDTRARRGTVHLNHGDVQTPAFMPVGTYGTVKGMLPRDIEAIGADIILGNTFHLWLRPGTEVIDKFGGLHKFMHWDKPILTDSGGFQVFSLGAMRKITEEGVDFKSPIDGAKVFLSPEKSMQIQYSLNSDIVMQFDECTPYPATHDEAKKSLELSLRWGQRCVDEHNRLGSTNALFGIIQGSMYPDLRQQSLEGLLDIGFDGYAIGGLSVGEPKDEMIDVLDYLPDDMPADKPRYLMGVGKPEDLVEGVRRGVDMFDCVMPTRNARNGHYFVTGDADNAGVVRIRNSQYRNDEGPLDPECDCYTCQNFSRAYLYHLNKCKEMLGAQLATIHNLRYYQRLMQGIRDAIEQDKFDEFVSEFYNKRGQTVPELNLR; from the coding sequence ATGCAATTTGTCTTACATAAAACGGCCAGCGGTGACACGCGTGCACGCCGTGGTACGGTTCATCTCAATCATGGCGACGTACAAACGCCAGCGTTTATGCCTGTTGGCACTTATGGTACAGTCAAGGGCATGCTGCCACGTGATATTGAAGCCATTGGTGCTGATATTATTTTGGGCAATACTTTTCATTTATGGTTACGTCCAGGTACTGAGGTTATTGATAAGTTTGGCGGTTTGCATAAGTTCATGCATTGGGACAAACCTATCTTGACCGATTCAGGTGGCTTCCAAGTATTCAGTCTGGGTGCCATGCGTAAAATCACCGAAGAAGGGGTCGACTTTAAATCTCCTATCGATGGTGCGAAAGTTTTTCTGTCTCCAGAAAAATCGATGCAGATTCAGTACAGCTTGAACTCAGACATCGTCATGCAATTTGATGAGTGTACCCCCTATCCTGCAACTCATGACGAAGCAAAAAAATCGTTAGAGTTATCATTACGTTGGGGACAGCGCTGTGTTGATGAGCACAACAGACTGGGCAGCACCAACGCATTATTTGGAATTATTCAAGGCAGTATGTATCCTGATTTGCGTCAGCAATCACTTGAAGGCCTGCTCGATATCGGCTTTGATGGTTATGCCATTGGTGGTCTGTCGGTTGGTGAACCAAAAGATGAAATGATAGATGTCCTAGACTACCTCCCTGATGATATGCCAGCAGATAAGCCACGCTATCTGATGGGCGTTGGTAAGCCTGAGGATTTAGTTGAAGGTGTACGCCGCGGTGTCGATATGTTCGACTGTGTGATGCCGACGCGTAACGCGCGTAACGGTCACTACTTCGTCACAGGCGATGCAGACAATGCTGGTGTGGTACGTATCCGTAACAGCCAATATCGCAATGACGAAGGTCCATTAGATCCTGAGTGCGACTGCTATACTTGCCAAAATTTTAGCCGTGCTTATCTCTACCATCTTAATAAGTGTAAAGAGATGCTGGGCGCTCAATTAGCGACTATCCATAACTTGCGCTATTATCAGCGTTTGATGCAAGGTATTCGTGATGCCATTGAACAAGACAAATTTGATGAGTTTGTCAGCGAATTTTATAACAAACGTGGACAAACAGTACCTGAGTTAAATCTACGCTAA
- the ispC gene encoding 1-deoxy-D-xylulose-5-phosphate reductoisomerase, which translates to MVMTQRIAVLGATGSIGDSTLAILAAQPQLYTVYALSGYHRLDKLFALCQQFLPKRVSVPTAAVDDFSQRLRAAGLDIDVVGGEAGLVDIATDSQTDTVVAAIVGAAGLPSTLAAARAGKRILLANKEALVMAGQVMITAVKTHNATLLPLDSEHNAIFQCLPLAIQQDNTQIHQPNHGVRKLWLTASGGPFLQKSFAQMQHANVAEAVKHPNWSMGQKISVDSATMMNKGLELIEACHLFDLPENKINVVIHPQSIIHSMVEYSDGSFLAQLGSPDMKTPIAHALSYPDRIDSGSQPLDLFALSGLEFIEPDLQKFACLRLARQAMQAGTQATIVLNAANEIAVAAFLAGKIRLTDIADINEQALNDIQLPPLNETADIEDILAIDKIARHLTDKLVAKLM; encoded by the coding sequence ATGGTTATGACGCAACGCATCGCCGTACTAGGCGCGACAGGTTCGATTGGCGATAGCACGTTAGCAATATTAGCGGCGCAACCACAGCTTTACACGGTCTATGCTCTGTCAGGCTATCACCGTTTAGACAAACTGTTTGCACTTTGCCAGCAGTTTTTGCCAAAGCGCGTTAGCGTACCGACCGCCGCAGTCGATGATTTTTCCCAGCGACTCCGTGCGGCAGGTCTTGACATCGATGTGGTAGGCGGCGAAGCAGGGCTGGTCGATATTGCCACTGATTCGCAGACGGATACCGTTGTCGCTGCGATCGTAGGCGCAGCTGGTCTGCCTTCTACTTTAGCCGCTGCTCGTGCAGGTAAGCGTATTTTACTAGCGAATAAAGAAGCGCTGGTGATGGCAGGGCAAGTGATGATTACTGCCGTCAAAACGCATAACGCTACTTTGCTGCCGCTTGACTCTGAGCACAATGCTATTTTTCAGTGTTTACCACTGGCTATTCAGCAGGACAATACCCAAATTCATCAGCCAAACCACGGCGTGCGTAAGCTATGGTTAACGGCCTCTGGTGGGCCGTTTTTGCAAAAATCGTTTGCGCAGATGCAGCACGCGAACGTCGCTGAAGCGGTCAAACATCCAAATTGGTCAATGGGTCAAAAGATATCTGTCGATTCAGCAACGATGATGAATAAAGGGCTTGAGCTGATTGAAGCTTGTCATTTGTTTGATTTGCCTGAAAATAAGATAAATGTGGTGATTCATCCACAAAGTATCATTCACTCAATGGTAGAATATAGCGATGGTAGCTTTTTGGCGCAGCTCGGCAGTCCCGATATGAAAACGCCCATTGCCCATGCGCTCAGTTACCCTGATCGTATCGATAGTGGCTCGCAGCCGTTAGACTTATTTGCGCTCAGCGGCTTAGAGTTTATTGAGCCTGACTTGCAAAAATTTGCCTGTTTGCGTTTGGCACGCCAAGCCATGCAAGCGGGCACGCAAGCGACGATTGTTTTAAATGCGGCCAACGAAATTGCCGTGGCGGCGTTTTTGGCTGGGAAAATTCGCCTGACTGACATTGCTGATATCAATGAGCAAGCATTAAATGACATACAGCTGCCACCGTTAAACGAAACGGCTGACATAGAAGATATACTCGCAATTGATAAAATAGCGCGTCACCTGACGGACAAACTTGTGGCAAAGTTGATGTAA
- the bamA gene encoding outer membrane protein assembly factor BamA: MRTPLFMSAAGLPLVVAMMSMPVQAAEFVVTDIGFNGLQRLTPDSLYPVLPISVGDTVNDSSLAASIKALYATENFADIQSRIEGGQLRFDVVERPTIAEVNFEGNKLIPKEGLEQGLDNAGLSAGNVLKQATLQGVANELQQQYISQGYYNSNIEVDQTLLDGNRVKLDVRFVEGKPAKVVDINIIGNKHFSDEEIKDVFAVKESSWTRLLSKSDRYAKEKLAASLENLKALYQNDGYVRFAVDNAVLNISEDKSSVFIEVSLSEGEQYQFGEVNFLGKPTFENNELTELVTFAPNEKYSQAKLDETTAALKSRYGNEGYYLAQVRPVPRINDETKVVDIDYFIDPARPIYVRRINFTGNIKTQDEVLRREMRQLEGALATSDKIQLSRTRLMRTGFFKAVNVDVKPVPNQPDQVDINYTVEEQPSGSSTIAAGYSQSGGVTFQLDLTQNNFMGTGNRVKAALSRSETRDSYSLGYTDPYFTENGVSQGLSAYYRETKYDDRNVSNYVTDSYGATLNYSYPVDETKRVSAGLNVDNTSVRGGRFLGVSNVQQIIDDGGTFENFVNDDNEDSGRTGFKNDYNTYNLLFGWDYSTLDRPVFPTKGMSHTVDATIGLGDTNYQKLVYSGNIYYPFYKDWVARGYTKLGYGNDLPFYENFYAGGYGSVRGYEASTLGPKSQTYYDAINDDVRYKDEDIGGNALVSFGSELILPMPFKGDWADQVRPVLFAEGGQVFDTTDKEDRTFINPNDGTDTGVPLLTQDNSMRFSAGAGITWYTPIGPISLSYAVPIGDKEGDETEKVQFQIGNTF; encoded by the coding sequence ATGCGTACGCCTTTATTTATGAGCGCGGCAGGGTTGCCGTTAGTTGTAGCGATGATGAGTATGCCAGTACAGGCTGCAGAATTTGTAGTCACTGACATCGGTTTCAATGGTTTGCAACGTTTAACCCCCGATAGCCTCTATCCGGTTCTACCTATTTCGGTAGGGGATACGGTAAATGACAGTAGTTTAGCAGCCAGTATTAAGGCGCTTTATGCGACCGAAAATTTTGCTGATATTCAAAGCCGTATCGAAGGTGGACAGCTACGGTTTGATGTCGTTGAGCGCCCAACAATTGCTGAAGTCAATTTTGAGGGCAATAAGCTCATTCCAAAAGAAGGGCTAGAGCAAGGTCTAGACAATGCTGGTCTGTCTGCCGGTAATGTGCTGAAACAAGCCACGCTACAAGGCGTCGCCAATGAGTTGCAGCAGCAATATATCAGCCAAGGCTATTACAACAGCAATATCGAGGTTGATCAAACGTTACTTGATGGCAATCGCGTCAAGCTCGATGTGCGTTTTGTCGAAGGCAAACCTGCCAAAGTGGTCGATATTAATATCATTGGCAATAAACACTTTAGTGATGAAGAAATCAAAGACGTTTTTGCGGTAAAAGAGTCTTCGTGGACACGTCTGCTGTCAAAGTCTGATCGTTATGCCAAAGAAAAGCTGGCTGCCAGTTTAGAGAATCTAAAAGCGCTTTACCAAAACGATGGTTATGTGCGTTTTGCAGTAGATAATGCGGTGCTCAACATCAGTGAAGATAAGAGCAGCGTGTTTATCGAAGTGAGTCTAAGCGAAGGCGAGCAATATCAGTTTGGCGAAGTGAATTTCTTAGGTAAGCCGACTTTTGAGAACAATGAACTAACAGAGTTGGTGACTTTTGCACCCAATGAAAAATACTCGCAAGCCAAGCTCGATGAAACCACTGCGGCACTTAAGAGTCGTTACGGTAATGAAGGCTATTATTTGGCGCAGGTGAGACCAGTACCACGTATCAATGACGAGACCAAAGTAGTGGATATCGATTATTTCATCGACCCTGCACGTCCCATTTACGTTCGTCGTATTAATTTTACTGGTAACATCAAAACTCAAGACGAAGTACTGCGCCGAGAAATGCGTCAATTAGAAGGCGCATTGGCAACTAGTGACAAAATCCAGTTGTCACGGACACGTCTGATGCGTACAGGCTTCTTTAAGGCTGTCAACGTTGATGTCAAGCCCGTACCGAATCAACCAGACCAAGTAGATATCAATTATACGGTTGAAGAGCAGCCTTCTGGTAGCTCAACGATTGCCGCGGGTTACTCACAAAGCGGCGGTGTGACTTTCCAGTTAGATCTAACACAAAACAATTTTATGGGTACAGGTAACCGTGTGAAAGCGGCACTATCGCGCTCAGAAACCCGTGATTCTTATAGCTTGGGTTATACCGATCCGTACTTTACCGAAAACGGCGTCTCACAAGGTCTTAGTGCCTATTATCGTGAAACGAAATACGATGATAGAAACGTCAGTAACTATGTCACCGATTCTTATGGTGCTACGCTGAACTACAGTTATCCTGTTGATGAAACCAAACGCGTTAGTGCTGGTTTGAACGTTGATAACACTTCAGTACGTGGTGGTCGCTTCTTAGGTGTATCAAACGTTCAGCAAATTATTGATGATGGCGGTACGTTTGAGAACTTTGTCAATGATGACAATGAGGATTCTGGACGCACAGGCTTTAAAAATGATTACAATACTTATAACCTACTATTCGGCTGGGACTATAGCACCTTAGATCGTCCAGTGTTCCCGACCAAAGGTATGAGCCATACGGTCGATGCCACCATTGGCTTGGGTGATACCAACTATCAAAAACTTGTTTATAGCGGCAACATCTATTATCCCTTCTACAAAGACTGGGTAGCACGCGGTTATACTAAGCTTGGCTATGGTAATGATTTGCCATTTTATGAAAACTTTTATGCTGGGGGCTATGGCTCTGTACGTGGTTATGAGGCCTCAACACTTGGGCCAAAATCACAAACGTATTATGATGCCATAAATGATGATGTGCGTTATAAAGACGAAGATATCGGTGGTAATGCGTTAGTCAGCTTCGGTAGTGAGCTAATTTTGCCAATGCCGTTTAAGGGCGATTGGGCAGATCAGGTGCGTCCGGTATTGTTTGCTGAAGGCGGTCAAGTATTTGATACGACTGATAAGGAAGATCGTACTTTTATCAATCCTAATGACGGTACTGATACGGGCGTACCACTGTTGACGCAAGACAATAGTATGCGCTTTAGTGCGGGTGCAGGTATAACCTGGTATACGCCAATTGGTCCAATTTCATTAAGTTATGCTGTACCTATTGGTGATAAAGAAGGCGATGAAACTGAAAAAGTTCAGTTCCAGATTGGTAATACGTTCTAA
- a CDS encoding phosphatidate cytidylyltransferase, giving the protein MWQRIKTAVVLVIIVGIAMFASQTPILFAPLLAIGVIIAAHEWTKLMPKWRHPALFVLLVLVLTLVSLMFKVTWLFWWVASLAIWLMALSWVRVFPTHTNWYGKKLALMGAVILTASITAMFYLWQLSAWWLLYVFLLVWCADSGAYFVGRKLGRRKMAPNVSPNKSMEGLAGGLVTGLLVVIAISVFKLQLTGVPLVAFVALSALTILASVLGDLFESMLKRRADVKDSGTILPGHGGVLDRIDSLLSATPIFALGFWAIQQLGLIVV; this is encoded by the coding sequence ATGTGGCAACGAATTAAGACGGCAGTTGTTCTCGTTATTATCGTTGGTATTGCAATGTTTGCGAGCCAAACCCCTATTTTATTTGCACCGCTGTTAGCGATTGGCGTTATTATCGCCGCTCACGAATGGACTAAGCTGATGCCCAAGTGGCGTCATCCTGCGCTGTTTGTGCTATTGGTTTTGGTGTTGACCCTAGTATCACTCATGTTTAAAGTGACATGGTTATTTTGGTGGGTGGCTTCACTGGCTATATGGCTAATGGCGCTGTCTTGGGTGCGAGTGTTCCCGACTCATACCAATTGGTATGGCAAGAAACTGGCATTGATGGGTGCGGTGATATTGACCGCATCGATTACGGCGATGTTTTATTTATGGCAACTGTCAGCATGGTGGTTACTCTATGTATTCCTCTTAGTCTGGTGTGCAGATAGTGGCGCTTATTTTGTGGGGCGTAAACTTGGTCGCCGCAAGATGGCACCGAACGTCTCACCCAATAAAAGTATGGAAGGGCTGGCTGGTGGCTTGGTCACTGGTCTGCTCGTGGTCATTGCCATCAGTGTATTTAAGTTGCAATTGACTGGTGTGCCGTTAGTCGCATTTGTAGCATTATCAGCCTTGACCATTTTAGCCTCGGTACTTGGCGATTTATTTGAGTCGATGCTTAAGCGCCGCGCTGATGTCAAAGATTCAGGAACGATTTTACCGGGGCATGGCGGCGTGCTTGACCGTATCGACTCACTGCTCTCTGCCACACCGATATTTGCGCTTGGTTTTTGGGCGATACAGCAGTTAGGTTTGATAGTGGTTTAG
- the fabZ gene encoding 3-hydroxyacyl-ACP dehydratase FabZ, producing MKSLAEQGLTLPLTYHTLKHYLPHRYPFLLVDKIIDCTPGECITGIKNVTINEEFFNGHFPDEPIMPGVLMVECMAQVSGVLGFISAGLTAEDGYLYLFAGVDKVRFKRRVIPGDQLTIRAKTVMQKRGIYKFDCTVHVDDELAASAQIMIARQEQ from the coding sequence ATGAAAAGCTTAGCTGAGCAAGGTCTTACGCTGCCATTAACTTATCATACGTTAAAGCATTATTTGCCACACCGTTATCCTTTTCTTTTAGTAGATAAGATTATTGATTGCACACCTGGTGAGTGCATTACGGGTATTAAGAATGTGACTATCAATGAAGAGTTTTTCAATGGTCATTTTCCTGATGAGCCGATTATGCCAGGGGTACTCATGGTTGAGTGCATGGCTCAGGTCTCAGGCGTGCTCGGATTTATCAGTGCTGGTCTAACCGCAGAAGATGGTTATTTATATCTATTTGCAGGTGTTGATAAAGTCCGTTTTAAGCGTCGAGTGATTCCTGGTGATCAGCTGACTATTCGTGCTAAAACAGTGATGCAGAAGCGCGGTATTTATAAATTTGACTGTACTGTACATGTTGACGATGAGTTAGCTGCCAGTGCGCAAATAATGATTGCTCGCCAAGAACAATAA
- a CDS encoding sodium-dependent transporter produces MAINKQEHAQWSSSFGFVLAAVGSAVGLGNIWKFPYMVGESGGSAFVIAYLFCIALVGFPILVAEWLIGRRGQKNPVNTFADVAASEGKSRSWGVIGASGILGGFLILSFYSVIGGWALNYITKAGTGSFIGQDSDSIAATFDAMLASAGTLTIWHTVFMAITALIVGIGVTKGIETTAKVLMPLLGVILFVIVGYNMINGGFGEAVAYLFTPDLSKLTGDVMLAALGHAFFTLSIGMGIMIAYGSYLGREVNLLKTARTVVILDTVIALAAGLAIFPIIFSNGLDPASGPGLIFVSLPIAFGSMGAGTIIGTLFFLLITFAAITSSISLLEPTVEFLEERTPMSRTVSTIVASTVIWLLGVAALLSFNLWSDFTIMGNGIFDALDKITSKFLLPLTGLAAIIFVGWQMDQRSIQQELGLSNGAWQLWQIVAKFVAPIAVIVVFVTSLMG; encoded by the coding sequence ATGGCTATTAATAAACAAGAACATGCACAGTGGAGCTCAAGTTTTGGCTTCGTATTGGCAGCGGTTGGTTCAGCAGTTGGTTTGGGAAACATATGGAAGTTTCCTTATATGGTCGGTGAAAGCGGTGGTTCAGCTTTCGTTATCGCTTATTTATTCTGTATCGCGCTGGTAGGTTTTCCGATTCTAGTCGCTGAATGGCTGATTGGTCGCCGTGGGCAAAAGAACCCAGTCAACACTTTTGCGGATGTTGCAGCAAGTGAAGGTAAGTCGCGCAGTTGGGGCGTCATTGGCGCGTCAGGTATTTTAGGTGGTTTCTTAATTCTATCGTTTTATAGTGTGATTGGTGGTTGGGCACTCAACTATATTACTAAAGCAGGTACAGGCAGTTTTATTGGTCAAGACAGTGATTCTATTGCTGCGACCTTTGATGCTATGTTGGCTTCAGCAGGGACGTTGACGATTTGGCATACCGTGTTTATGGCTATTACTGCTTTGATTGTCGGTATTGGTGTGACCAAAGGTATCGAAACTACGGCTAAAGTTTTAATGCCACTACTCGGCGTGATTTTGTTCGTCATCGTTGGTTATAACATGATTAATGGTGGTTTTGGCGAAGCAGTGGCTTATCTATTTACACCAGATCTTAGCAAGTTGACTGGCGATGTGATGCTTGCAGCATTGGGTCATGCCTTCTTCACTCTATCTATTGGTATGGGTATTATGATTGCTTATGGCTCATATTTGGGTCGTGAAGTGAACTTACTAAAAACTGCCCGTACTGTTGTGATTTTAGATACGGTTATTGCTTTGGCTGCTGGTCTAGCAATCTTCCCAATCATCTTTAGCAATGGTCTAGACCCTGCTTCAGGTCCTGGTCTTATCTTTGTCAGCTTACCGATCGCTTTTGGTAGCATGGGCGCAGGAACGATCATTGGTACATTGTTCTTCTTACTTATTACTTTTGCTGCTATTACCTCATCAATCTCATTGCTTGAGCCAACCGTTGAGTTTTTAGAAGAACGTACACCGATGAGTCGTACGGTATCAACCATCGTTGCCAGTACGGTGATTTGGCTATTAGGCGTTGCAGCACTACTATCATTTAACCTATGGTCTGACTTTACTATCATGGGTAATGGCATCTTTGATGCATTGGATAAAATTACCAGTAAATTCCTTCTCCCGCTAACTGGTCTTGCTGCAATTATTTTCGTTGGTTGGCAAATGGATCAACGCAGTATTCAGCAAGAGCTTGGTCTGTCTAATGGTGCATGGCAATTATGGCAAATCGTTGCTAAGTTTGTAGCACCAATTGCCGTGATCGTGGTATTTGTAACCTCGTTAATGGGCTAG